GGTAATTTGTCGCAACGCAGGTGTAGTCGCCTCTATCCGTTTTAATCTTAAGGTCTCTGATTATAAGCTTGGCGTCAGCAACTCCCTCAACTGCCTCTGTGCTCACTCTCTCATCATACGTTATAACCTGCATCTCTAGCAAATAAAAGGGGGCCTGTCTTTCAAACTTGGCAAGCAGAAACAATTGCGATAGCTTATAAAGGTCAGACTTGTGAGCAACCATCTACAGGAATGTTATACAAGAATAAACAAGTAGAGACTACTTGCTAAATAGGCTATGAAGCCGTTGTTATACTGCTAGTTCTCTATAATTTCCAACTAGGCTATTACGTATAGCATTAACAACAACTGGTGATATTAATACCTTGCTCCTGACCACATTTTCCAACCTCAGCACTAGTAGTCTAAAAATAACAACTGAAAACAGCATGATGAAATCCTAAAACAAATGCTTGAGGGAAGACTGTATGGTTATTAGGAAAAGGAGACTGTATGGCTATAATAACGTAAAGAAACAAAAAGTATAACAGAGAAtggaacaaataaaactaagaATATGCTCATGTCACAGGATGTCCGAGCGACCTAGAGAACCCTATAAAGATAACAAACTCATCTCAGGCTCTCGGCAAGCATTTCTCTGCTTAGAGAACAAACAGAGAGGTGATTGCCTTAGAGGATGTTCAGTCACAGGTGTCCGGAGAATTGATTTATAACAAAACATTTGGAAAGATTAGGATAGCTGATAGAAAGTGATGAGAGGCACTGAGTACACAAGCAGCAGCAGATCCCTTTATAGTCATTCAGTGATCTTAAGTTGATTACACTCTCCTAAAGTGGAGTATGCATTGAAAACATCTCATCACCTGTCTACCTAATAACCAGAAGAACCGCAGTAATGCAAGCTTTATAAGGTACAGATACATGAGCGAAATGTTTTGGTCAAAATCACAAAATATgctcaaatatttggaaacatGAAAAGACTTGGCCAAAAGTTACAGAATTGTCAAAGCTGctcatgcacaccgaaatcattGATCAAACGCTTTTAGTTGGCTGAACAAATTATGAGAAAGCTCAATTTTAGCAGCTTTAGCGATTTTAGAattgtcagagaaataaataacCATTACGCAAGAAAATTGCCAAGTCTGTTCGTATATAAACATGATGCAGCTTATTAGAAAAGGGTGCCATCTGTAGCACGATCTAATCAGTTGCATTGTctttactatggtgaatttaCTAGTGAAGtggtatttttcttgcgtgtcgtcATGTGTTTCGGACTATACCAATCGTGAACACCGCTAAAATCGCGCTTGCTAATAATTTGCTCAGCTGCGCATGCACAGCTTTGACACCTCTCAGTTTTAACAAATAGTTTCGTGTCTCCGAGTATTTTCGAATATTCCGCGATTTCGGCAGAAACCTTTGGCATGTGTGGCCGCACCTTGATCCTGTAGTATTATTCATATGGTTAAAAATGAAGTAGAATGCTGAGACAAATGCATTCACTTACGCGTTTCATCCTCCAAAAGCTTGAACCAAGTCACTCGAGGAACAGGATATCCTGTTACATTGCAAACAATGAAAGCAGTTTCTCCCTCAACCTTATTCCTCAGATCGACAATCTTCTTAACATGCGGACCATCTGCAAGGGTTAGCTTGTTACGAGACTACATTTCATACACCAGAATGAGATATAGCCTATAGATTCACAGACTAAAGGTTGGCTCACTGTTGATGTAGGGCATATACCATAGCAACGCAAAAATAATCAAGGAAAACAAATAACTCTTTATTATAAACGTGTCACACCacaaatttgtttcatttaaaTGCAATAATTTTTCCGCCAGAATGAATGACCAGAATATCACATGTCATAGTACTTTCGAAACACGCataatatttattgtaattaGAGCTGCATCTGTCCAGTTCGACTCTcatatgatgcaatctttttttttaacGCGTGACTTCAGATAGAGGGACAGACCcagctcttactatagtaaggATTCAAACTAGCTTAAGTTCTTCAAATctattgggtaattattttattatatgtgcaCCGCGGGCGTTCAACTGGTCAACCCTGTACAGAATACTGTCCCTATTCAGAGCTACAGCTAACAGAGGTATAAACACCTAAATATTTCTCCAATTATGTAGTATCTATTCAAATAATTGATGGATGGTGCATAAGGTCTGCAGCTACAGCTTTGACAATGCCCCCATAGCAGTGATGCTCTTTAGAGCATTCAATGTAACAATGGTGTCTTTTAACAATATCAGCAGTCACTGGACAAGCAAATGCGGTTGTTCTTCTGACATAAACATcttatttatacaaacaataattataacaacaatGCTAATTTTGGTAGCGAAGGGTCACCTTCCTTCAAATATCAATCAGTGGTATAAAAGTTAAGTTCTATTTTAAGTTGATCAGATTGAAGGGATACACTGTTGCAAAGTAAATGCTTTAATGAACTGCAGGACATTATGGTTTAAAAATAGCAAGGAAACAACCCATGTATTCATAGAACACAGCCTCCAGTTGACATTTGATTCAGTGTTTAGTATCATTGTGATACAACATTAAAAGTGACCTTCACAGACCATGAAAGCAAGAGCTGGAAAATATGCATTCCTCAGTCAAGCAGATAGTTCCATTTTATGAACTCGGATAATAAATTATCCATAGATACACTATTCAACATCAAATCTTCACCCATAGCATACTCATTACGATTGAATAGTGAGAGGTGAGATAAGCTTCCCTACCCCCTCCTCCTTTGGACACTAACTCCTCAACTAAAAGGCGGTACTGAATGCTCCAAACATGCAACTATGTTATAGCGGTGGATACTCACTATTCAGGCCAACAATCTTTTCAAACTTATTTTCGGCGTGCTCAATACTCACTTCACAGACATATGGCCCGACATCATTCTCATCTACAACGAGGAATTGACCCATGTGTTGACCTTAATTTAGGAATGTGCTGACAGTTAATATATAATGAATACAACATGGTTAACACATCACAGGGCATCTGCTATTATGCTAACAAAGTGGAACTATTCGGTGATGGCCAGGCACACAATGCTAGTAATAGACTAGCTCTCGGCTGTTGCAGGGTTTCGATCAACCATGCGTAAGATGAGCCCATCATAGCATGACTAAAAAGTGATTCCAGCATAGCATCTATAGGTGCGATACATGTATGCAGTAAGTGGAGCGATAATACTATAGCTAGGGAGCAGCCAACTACaagatttaaaaaatacttCCTTCTTAATTGATATAcggtaataaataaataaatacggtaataaataaataaatacggtaataaataaataaatttatagttCAAAAGATGAGCTAAACAAAAAATACTGAGATGAAAACcaatttatgtttacaaatgttTTTAGCAAGAGGAAAAGGTAATTGCAATCAGTTAGCAAGCAAAATGAAAATTATTACATTTAGAAAGAGTAGCTAGTACTACATGAGTAAatacaatcattaaatacaatCAGTTTTGTACTAATAGAAATGACTGACTTTTTACATGTTTACGAGTGTTAGAAACATCTTTGCTCTGGCTTAGTACAATTTAATCTTTTCAATTATTCAATTTTCATGAATGTAATAAGCAGTCATATATGAAATTATTATCCATCTGTTGTTATTACGTCAGATGTACCAGCAACATACATTACATCTGTTGGCATTACATTGCTGTAACAACAACATACATTACATCTGCTGTCATTACATTGCTGTAACATTTATCATTATCCATAACTATTTCTccgtttttaaattaatattctATAATTAGTATTCTATGATAATAACAGTATaacattataataaatttttactgCTTGACGTGAATGCAGTTAAACGTAAATCTCAGCTTATCGTAACATgatgttattatatttatgcATTGTACTTTCAAACACTGAAATAGAATTAAAAATGGTTTCCATTAAAATACCGGTGGATATATTATATTGGCATTGCGTACACAAGAGCAAGCTAGTCAAATTTAGGAAGCTGAGAATCAAATCTTTTTGAATAAAGTTTAGCAGTCGCTTAACAGCTATGGCCTATATTGCACACTAGGAAATTATTAAAAGCGACAAGGGGGATGACAGATAGGTTGCGATCAGACTGTTAACCGCGGGGTCTGTTCACGATAAACACACTGTCTCTCAATTTGTGTAAGACCAGTACATGTTTTCAGGACAAAAGAAAATAAGGTTTTCAGGGCACAACTATTTGTAGGTACTATTTTCGAAGTTTATTTAGTTAATAAATAATTTCATATGTAGGCTTGACAGTGTCTGCCTACGTAGGTTCACCAACTGGTTCATTTCTTAGCCACAGGCATGCTAGAATGAAGTTTATAGAGGTACATGTAGAATAATTGAAGGAATAACCCATACCAGGATTACTAATAATCAAGGACGAGGAGGAACCATTGGTGATAGTCAAATATTTGTCCGTTTCATTGATCAAGTCATTGCCTCTCCTCCATCGCATCTCAATGACCTCTAGCTCCTCATTCTCTACTGAGCACTCCAAAACCGCCTCACTAGCATTAGCAACCAGCTCCTGACTTTTGCCTGACACTACAACCAGGCCAAAAGTCAGCATCAAAATAAACCGGCAGCAGCGCGTGTAGTAGATTAAATGTCAACTATAATAAGTACACATGGCTGAAACAACAGAGCCACGACAAGCGTTTGTAGTTCACTCCAATGATACAGAAGTATGCTGGGAATACTTAGACACACAAGCTCCAGTCAGTTTGAAGTTGGtttaagtaaaataatataaacacatTACTAGTGAAGGCTAAAAGATTTAGCGCCATGCAAGcaaattttgtattttgtgCAGTCAGTAAACATGGGATAGTACTTAAAGTTTCAACGGCAGACTGAGTCAATTCAATGAACATGATGAATTCTTACTACAACAATTCATAAAAACGGAAAATCATTGGCTAACTTTATAGCCTTTCCAATAATCTATCATCAATAATCAATCTATACTCACTGTACTAAGGCGATTCAACACTGTCAATAACACACAGTCAATAACTGATCATGGTTATATTTAAAAGGAACAAGTTACACACAGTCAATAACTGATCATGGTTATATTTAAAAGGAACAAGTTTTACATTAACCGATGGTACAAAAGTATTATTTGGACATGCACATATTTTCACCTACAAGGATAATACTGGTAAACATATTGGATATTCGAAAGAGAAAATTGTATCTCTATATTGCATGTTGCAAACAAATGTTCAGTTCAACAGGAAACTCAATTAGTACTACTGGTAAAAATATAGGATACATTCAAAGGAGAAAATTGCATCTATATATTctgttgcaaaataattttcagcTCAACAAGAAATTCAATTGAAAATTGGCTAGCAAAAGACAATCCCTGTACCGCCCCGTTGAACTACGATGCTCTgaaacatgtatataaattggTCAGCTAAATATCTCCTTGAATGCTACAAAAATGTCCTTAATATATGATAGTTCTAGCATCGATCCATGGGTCTCTAAGATTTACCGATCTCTGAGGTATGTTTGAATGGTGCATATTTATGAAGAAAACTTTAATTTATACGAATTTTGAACGTTTTATGTCACACATGTTTTACTGTAAGAGCAGTTTGTCTAATCCAACGGTCTAAAAAGCCCACAACATCAGCCCCAAAACCACATCATGCTGCCTTTAGAATCCTAGATAGAGGCATGAAACTAGCTCAACAGACATTAAGGCAAACTCACTAATGTTCAAACAAACCAATTAGTGACTTTTGCAAGTCTTACAGTATTTACTGCATGTATATTAAAGTAGGTAAAATTGTGCACAACTCACCTGTCAGAATAGACACAGAAAAGTTATGCGTAGTTAAAGCTTTATCAGTGCATTGGTACATGCCCGCGTCTTTCATAGTAAGATTGTTTCGAGTTATAGTTGAGATAGAGTCGCCTGAGCCATCTGATGATGATGATGGGTTCAAACCTTCTCCATCTTTAAACCAGTAAATCACGCCCTTCGCCACCTTACAAGTCAACTTCAAATCATCGCCACCCTGCCTTATTATCACTAAAATTACATCATTAGCACACAAATCATTCCACATGCAAAATTTAATTGATGGAAATCAAATTAAAATGGATAGGCCTATATGTAgtcaaaaatatgtaatataaattgctGTTTTAGAGCAGATAGTAAGGGGATACTACTGATAAAAACAAACTTgaataaaatgaatataaaatagCACATTGTCATCGAGTAGAAACTCCCACTTGCTATAAAACCCAACCTTACTACCAAAGCTTTACAGCACGGAGTGATCATTAACTAATAGCCTACACCTTGACATTTTTATTCACACAGTGTATTGTATTACACATAtcataatacaaaaaataaaagcattttaaacCTATATAATCTCAGCAAACAGTGTCTCTACTATGATAAACTTATTAAAACACGGCTACGCGAGCAAAAATGGTGTGATGTCAGGTCTGATGTGAAGCAAGGCCTGCGCAGTCATCGTCACACAACTATTCGACGGATTTCCATGCTATCACATacaaaaatgtaacttttaCAGGTCAATCGATGCACAAACCAAAGAGGGCGCTTGAGCATGTTACAGCAAACGCAAATTTGGTCATTTGATCAAACaggtattatttattattataagtacACTGCTGAAAAAAGCGTTTGCAAGTTTAACTACTTAACATTGTCTAAGTAGACGTTGAAAGGAACAGACGTGCCACGAATTTACGAATAAATGTTTGTTTAGGCCTACGGCAAGAATCCTAAAACCTCTTACACGCAGGATCTTCAgtttaaattataaaagtttCATCGATTTTAGCAGCATTTTATTACCTTTATTGGAAGTTTCACAGTGACACAGAAAATTACATAATCCAAGAAGAATAATGTATATGAAGAATGAACAACGAGACATTGCTAATGTACGTCTATCTCAAAACAGCAGAAGATCTAAGGTGATTGATTATTTATAAATACGACTATGAAGTTGAACGTAACCAAAATTCACAAATGTCACAGGGTATACGACTTATGGTTGCTCGAAACGCCACAAACACTCACATGATAGCTGAAACTTAGGTTATGCTGCTATTGACCTTTTCAACTTTCAGCCAAAGTCaaaacttgtcatattttattaaatacatattgttaAATTGTAagcaattattttaataataaaaatgaatgcataaattattgtttttatatcaCATGATATAACATCCTTTCGCTTTTCGTCTGTCTTCGCAACCGCGTTTGGTGCGCCTTCGTGTGCGAGCCTCGCCAGACGGAAAGAGAAGGTcgtatttttgatgttttaggtCGCCAAACATAGTTGCCTTCTGAAAGTTATAACATAAATAGAGAAAGCGGTTAATACGTCGAATTAAGTATCATCGTACTTTTGtgttaatatcattattattgaaTTTTCCGCACTTGGGTAGTGCACAAAAGATTTTATGAGTACAATTTTTTAGTAATTGAGAACAGCGGTTCTAAATAAGAACTTTGTTTAAATGTGTTTGGTTGTTTCTTTAATTTTATCTACATgcgttaaatatttttcataatcgCAACTCCCTTATTGTTCGAGAAGACTGACAAAACATATTGGTTCTTATGTGTGGTATGtatacagacctgccaacccaagagtggggcaatgcgtgagatttagttttggggcagttgatgtatcaatgatagtatatataaagttgtggaaattggggcaaaaatctcacgcattttcattttttctttggggtgattgcgtgagtctcacgcccaatgcgtgagagttggcaggtatgtatgTATAGGTGTTTGctcagtgatgtagtgctaccctAACTCTCCCTAACTAAGTTATGGTTAGAAAATTTGTGTGTTTTAAGTATAACTATAGCTGGAGTTGAAAAATTTTAGACTTTGCCAAATCTCATGGTACATTATAGCTCTATTtcattgattcaagtacacTAATGTCATTATGGTCGACATTCAATGGCCATTGAATATAAAAGCagcatacagtacaatacagtgatgtaAGGTTCATGTAACATGACTAAATTGTGATCCTAATTGGTCGTCTACGACAAAGGCTAAGATCACATTACAGCAAACCAATGGCAGTCATCATTTGTACTAAAAGACAAAGGTCAAAgacattgatttttttattttttcagcttATTTATTACTACAGAAGTACTCATTTCTCATATCATATTCTTGATTTTAAAGCCCTGTAGGCTTTGGGCtttaaaatcatgaatatgatatgagaaatgagcacatctgtagtaataaatgagttgagaaaataaaaaaccaTCGATCGACCAGGCCCCGAACCCCGCTGGGGGCTTAAAGTGCCCCCAGCTGTTCCAACCGCCACGTAGTGGCGGTGTAGTCTTGCTGCGACTTTTGGTCGCCTACATCCAATTATTTCAACTTTACAGGTATGGTTAAAAAAAGGTTAGCAAGACATCACTGTGTTTGCTCTTTGACGAGTATTATAACCTATGCTATCACAGTTGATCAGTGGCTCAATACCTTTAGCTGCACGCCTAACAAAAATTCTGTGTCTTTTCAGCTTTCTCATTTTCTTTAAGgtgcaacatgttttttctaATACTCATAACTGGCTTCGGagagacacagctcttattatataggaaagATTAAAACATTAGCTTTAGTTACTTAAATTCATTGAGTAAAGAAATTTAGCCAATGGTAGCTACATTACCTTCCACTATTTAAAAGCTATTTCGAAACTTGAGTGAATGTATagcataaaaagtaaaaaaaaatttctacagTCTGTTTTAGCTATCCTCAAGCTTtcgaatatttgaattatgcttTCGCCGGACACCCAGAAATAAACGAaaatcttcatttaaaagttaaaatggttaatGTTCTATGTGTTAATTAAGAATAAATTTTATGTGTGAAAACAGTGCATTCAGTAGTATTGTATAAGATAGCATCATCTGCAAACAAGCGACATGGTGATTGAAGAAAAGTTAGTTCATTTATGTATCTAAGAAAATGAAGAGGCCCGTAAATTAAGCCCTGCGGAACACTTGAActtacagtggtgtgcataaacttggaatcaccagttaaatcttcaaatatgtatgtttatatgctgttgtctaagaaattctttggagttaagtgcctcaaccccatcaatatatatatcatttgaaagggaaaattctgaagaacaagatgatgccaaatattcaaaaatattctcagatttttatcgctgggggtggatctaccgaaaagcagacttattgcaggctatgaatgttgttagtgaaaattgataaaataggatacaaacaaactctttcaTACAAATttgtggccctgaaaagggccgttgggttattgttggtcttcagaaggactggtaaggtgtcttgagctgagcattagtattttattggccagcccttgttcttgatcaccatctgacaccgtcgaggcatgctgtttaccaactCTCTGAGCTCTTCAGGAGTGATGATGTGATGCCAAGCATGAATAATCTTCTCTATGAGCTCCCGTTTTGTCTTTGGTTTATCTTTGCTGACTATCACACCAATACGCTGCCAAAGATTTTCAATGGGATTCAGGTCAGGGCTTTGTGCTGGCCAGTCTTTTACCCTCACATTACTTCTGGTCATCCACTCCTTGACTCTCTTAGCACGGTGGCAGGGTGCATTGTCATCCTGGTAGTACCAAGGTTGGTCGTTGCTGGTGAACAGGCTCGGAGCACTTGGAAGCATGACATCTTCCATGGTCTTGATGTATTTGTCTCCATTCATCATGCCTTCACAAATGGAGAGTCTTCCCACACCAAAAGCTGTCATGCAACCCCATACCATGACTCCAGTAGGGTGCTTGATGGTTGGTAGCGTACAAGCCGGGCTGTACTCCTCTCCAGGTCGTCTCCTCACATAACAATTTCCAGAGTGGTTTtggatggtaaatgttgactCATCACTGAACAAGACCCTTTGCCATTGGGCTGTTGTCCAGAACCGTTTATCTTTAGCCCACTCTAGACGACGCTTTCGCTGTTTCTCAGAAACTAAGGGCTTGCGCCTTACCTTGCAGCCTTTCAAACCATTTGCAAGCAGTCTTCTTCGCACTGTACTGGGGTgaatctcaatatctctgttgtCCTTGATCTCCTTACAAAGTTGAGTACTGTTCAGATGTCTGTCAGCGAGGGATCTTCGTACCAGGTACCGATCTTCACGGATAGTCGTCTTCTTGGGTCGTCCAGCAGAGTAGGTGGGTTTAAGACTGCCATTGgtcaatgcattgtttgaaagcacatcttctgctgatcagattgatatataatatctggcatggcatcataattggcgggaaaatagaaagcaaatggaagatccattcgatatagagtgaacaaaacaatgtgattccaagtttatgcacaccactgtactCTCTTCATGCTAGGTTCATGACCTTcaatttctacatatttgtaCCTATCGCCAAAAGAAAGTCTAATATCCAAAAAAGCGAGACACTGTCAATTCCAATATTTGAAAGTTTAAACTTGAGTTCACAATAGTTAATAGTGTCACATCCTTTAGAAAATCTAATATTATTACATCCGGCGTGTGCTTTGAGTCATACAACTAAAAAGTTACTAATAGTATTATAggataatttttttttgcaagaCATGAGGAAACAATATTAGTAAGGAAAATTGGTCTGTAATTACTCGGTTGCTGTTTATTCTTCTTCTTGTATATTGGCTTAACTCTGCGAAGCTTTCAGACTGAGGGAAGTTTTGCTATTTCTAAGGAATATAATCCGTTGCATAGTTGCACGTGTTGTTGCATCATTGCTAATACTGCATAGTTCGCTGATGTTCAATTACTGGttttacaaattaattttgCTAAAAGTTCATAATAATTTGAATATCTGTATTATAACACTAGGATGTTGTGCATATAAGACTTATCGCTTCAGAACTTCCAAATTCGTGTGCATTAAAGTCCACTcatgttttgttttaataatgaCTGCAAATTCAAATTTgtttaaacaattaaaatacttgcatacatttattttttttaaataatgtaacGCTTAAAATTAGATTTAGCTCTCTGTTACACAACATGACCAATTGACGACAGATGTTACCCCATCTTGTACTTCTAACCAGCGTGCTGTTAAGCAGGGCTTCAATCTAATTTTCTTATGTGGTAACCTGAATTTGTTTCTGGCAATGCATCAAAAGTCAGAGATTTTTAGATATAGATCGGAAAGAtgtttatcaaaaatattttttatttcagtatGTCGAGGTAAATTTATTCACTTATTTTGTTGCAGATAAATGTTCCTTGTATGGACCATAAAGCATTACATAATTTTGTTTATGCTTGTTTCATACAAATTACCACTCATTTCTCTTAACGGATACATATATGATGCACTGCCACACGTGTTTGCTGCTTATGAGCCTCTGTTCAGTTCAAATAACATCcatataattgtacaaatatagTTTCTTAGCTGATGCTtatgaaaaaaatcaaaatgctAGTCTATTTAGTAGAGTTTGTTTTTAAGTTCCCAGTCACAAACTCAACCTATGAGCGGATCACAGGTCGATTTTGTGGCTCTACCAATCTTAGTTCTGCAAGAAATAATTGACGATCCAACTGTTTAACTATTCAGTTATGAGTTGAACTCACAGAATATGCTTTGTCGGTAATGTTTAAGCGATGTAATTATTCATTCACTAAAACTAGTCTATTTCTATTAATAATGCTCAATAGGCATGTTATGGAACCAATTGTTTTGGTTAATAGTGTGTCAAAGTTTTTGGGTGTAATCTGGTTGTTAGAACCCTGTGAGATGATGAGGCAGAAGACAAGTGCCATTTAAGTAACGTCCACTCTAGGCATGGGCGATGCAGATCAGGAGTTGGCAAGTTTGCAAAAGGAAGCTGAAGAGCTCAAAGCTAGACTTCTTGCAGAGAGGTCCAAAGTTGCAGATAAAAGTTGTAAGGATATGTTTTTGTTACCTCTGCTCATTAATAATCTTGTATTCTTTCCATCGCTGCatctttgttttttatttcactgAAACTAGTCTATTTCGTGATTTACAGTTAAGGAAGTGACAAGCTGTGTCGAAGGAATTAAAAATTACGCAACAAAAGTACGACGGCAGCTAAAAGGCCACACGGGAAAAGTTCTTAGTCTTGACTGGTGCAGTGATAGAAGGCATTTAGTTAGCACTGCTGAGGTACTGCCTTCTGAACTTTTCTCATTTACAGGTAACTTAGCATTTATCATCGATGGTaacattttgctttttcttATTGTAGGACGGAGGAATCATTGTATGGGATGCCTATACTAATTGCAAGGTAATAATCTAAAAagcacttataaatattttgttgttcaaGGTTGTATGACCACATATGTGGTATGAACTTCAATGCCAAAATTGCAAACATCATGTTTCTAGCATGTGTTTCACATGCTTTTAGATTTATTGGCTTTTAGTGGCATTCGCCTCGTAAATATTGTGACTTGAAAATTCTGTAAATGACCTTTTATACTAGACTTGTACCCTCGCCATCCGGTGCACCAtgatagatcatcagatgtaatAACTGTCTGCAGCATTATTCCGAAAGGCGGTAGGGTGGTCTAACGGCGCAGGTGTCCGTCTATCAACCTGATTGTTACGAGTTCAAATCTTGtgcaatgcaatcttttttccaacatcCAAGAAGCCTGGCTTCAGGCAGGCGGACATCGCTTTattatacactatgtttccatagtgtataaaaaagctattatattataatataatccATAGCTCTattatacactatgtttccatagtGTATAATAGAGCTATTAATAGTGCGGTTAATCTGCAAGTTTACATCATCCGTAAAATGGAATCGTCAAAAATCTGCAAttcaagcgagttttgttactcacaaATCTTTGTCGAATGTTttatgcttgcgaatgatggcCATGGCGTTTGCAAATTATGCACAAGAACATGTggtgcaagctattccattttaaacattttccacacttcagaACCTGAAATTTTCTATTATACTTTGACGTAAGAGGGAGCAGCTATGACCTCTGGTGAAGAAATCATTCTCTTTTTTCACAAAGCTCTCATGGTGATCAGCATGATGCGAGTGTCTGGCAAAGGattaataaagccattcttgcaccttGTTGGCGGATTGTGAACTCACTTGTTCTCACTTAATAGTGTAGAGCATAATATCTTTTGAGCTCTTAACATTTGGTCCGTTGACATcaagtcgagctatgc
Above is a window of Watersipora subatra chromosome 3, tzWatSuba1.1, whole genome shotgun sequence DNA encoding:
- the LOC137391912 gene encoding basigin-like; amino-acid sequence: MSRCSFFIYIILLGLCNFLCHCETSNKVIIRQGGDDLKLTCKVAKGVIYWFKDGEGLNPSSSSDGSGDSISTITRNNLTMKDAGMYQCTDKALTTHNFSVSILTVSGKSQELVANASEAVLECSVENEELEVIEMRWRRGNDLINETDKYLTITNGSSSSLIISNPDENDVGPYVCEVSIEHAENKFEKIVGLNNGPHVKKIVDLRNKVEGETAFIVCNVTGYPVPRVTWFKLLEDETQMQVITYDERVSTEAVEGVADAKLIIRDLKIKTDRGDYTCVATNYLDSFNATVTLKVKDKLAAVWPFLGICAEVIILCSIIFIFEKRRNRRMEEEEGDAVKQDLMKKSNGTSQDVRQRNTVTKA